A segment of the Lolium perenne isolate Kyuss_39 chromosome 3, Kyuss_2.0, whole genome shotgun sequence genome:
GGGCTCTGCTGTTTCTCTAGTTGTGTCTAATATAGTAGGGTTATATCAGACTATGTATGAGATAAACAGTAATATAATATAAGATCATTGATTTGTATACTAGCTGATGCCACATCGTAGAACTAGGATTTACATATCAATACGCACCAGGTATATATTTTTTAtgaacatgatttttgtggttgctGCTGCCTATAGATATAAAATCATGATGACTATAGATAAAACAAAATTTTATCGATGTCCTCTTCTTGTACATGTACATCAATTGTGCTGATCGGATACCATGAGCTTCCTTAGATTTGAAGTAGACAACAGAAGCACTAAAAACTTATGTTTAAGCACCTGGTGTGTCACATCGGCAACTTGGCTGCAGGTTGAATATAATTGGCAACTGGGTAGAAGCATCTGGTGTATCTACGGAACTACCACTATAATTACAGTTGATCATCTTTGTACAACTACTACATTACATTTTATTTTCAGCATGAGCCACATAAGAAGTGAAAATTGACAACAAACAATCTATGAAGTAGACTTAACTGGAGTATCTTGTATGTCAAATGGGAACTTTATTGGCACATTTGAATGCTGAAATATAGTTGTGTTTCTCTTGTTAATAATTGTTTTTGTAAGATAGTGTTTATCATTGTTGATCTTGCTATTAATCACACTGGTATACATGTTTCACTATTTCATCTTTTGTTGAAAAGTTTGTCTTGCATGTGACTGCATGCCTTAAACTGTACACTTGCCGCTTTTTCGCATTTTCAGTTGTTCAGTCCAATGTGGTTCTGAATTTTCATGTGTTATGTATGTTGTGGTCTGGATAAGTGTTCCACATATATGTCAGGTCCTGACTCAAGAATCATCGCGCGAGAGATAGAATTATATTTGTGTTAGCTTTTTTACAATATTTTTGTTGTTAGTAGGATGCCCCGATATATATGCCTTATTTTCCTTGATGTGCTGATTTCTGTAGGGTCATATTGGACTATTTAAGAGATTAACTAGTAATACTATAATATGAGAACAACTGGGTTTTTTTCACGTGTCATGATTGTTGTAGTCTTAGCAGATGGTATGTGTATTCGTCAGTTGTTGAAAGGGGCATTAGTATGCATCAGGAAACAGTAGCCTACAGGAAATAGAAgccatttttataaagcttttgttgTTAGCTGAGAGTTCTAATTGTGGTATCCTCTACTTGTGTCCCATACTGGTTATATCGGACTATTTACAATATAAACCAGTAATATAATATGAGACCATTGATCTGTGTACTAGGTGATGTCACGTCGTAGAACTAGGATTTACATATCAATACACACCAGCAATATTATTTTTCGTATGAACCTGAATTTTGCTGTTGCTTATGCCTATAGATACGAGAGAAGTTTATTGCTGTCTTCATCTTGTACATGTGCATAATCCAGTGAAGTGGTTTTATCGCTAGAGCTGCCTCAAATTTGAAGTAGACAAGAAACACACTAAATGGGTGTCAAATTGGCAGCTTGATTTGCACATTGAAGCTTAAAACTAGTTGCATGTTCTCTTCTGAAAAATCTGCTGGTACAGGATTATTTTGTATTTCAGGTTGCTAGTTTGTTCATGCTGATCTTCCTCTTTTATCGCTttctaatactccctccgtctcatgaAACTTGTCTAGAATTTGTCTAAATCTGTATGTATCTACACACATACTAGatagtgtctagatatatccaaattttgacaaatctaagACGACTTtcgtgggatggagggagtagtattttACCTATTAGTGTTCAAATGTTCTGGCTAAAAATAATGAGCCACACTGCTGAATTAACTAATGTAACATGTGTTTGTGCAGAGGTGCCATTAGCAGTTTGAAGCAGGAGCAGCTATTCTCTGGATGATGTGCGCAGCCTGGGATGCGACTGAAGTCTGATTATGTCAATGTGTATGGCTACATGTACTGCAGCTGTCCTGCGGAAATCAACTAATATGTTGACTGGCGTAGTGCTTCATCTATCAATCTATCTATCTGTATCTAATAGTATGTCAGTATGTACTTGTTAACTGAAGTCTGAAATGGTTGGGTTATGTCGGCAGTGTTGGCCTTGACAATGGACCTCCAGTTTGACTTGGTGCTGGCGCCAAATTATGGTTTGCCAATGGTGTTGAGTACATTTGATATATGTTTTACTACCTGCCAACGCCGTGCTGATCCTAGGATTTCCTTGTATTGCAATACTAGATCTCTACGTGTTGTACTCCAACCCCTGACTTACTATAATATACGCAGCAATATAGATTCAAGGCATCGCGGTTCAGCAGCCTCGACAATACCTCCCTTCTCCAATAGCAACTTCATGGAGTGACATGACCAGCCACCGGTGCCGACCGTCATCCGTGGTACTGTCACCTCCTCTGGAAGACGACGACCTACTCCACGAGATCCTACTTCGCCTGCCCCCACAGCAGTCCTACCTCCTGCGTGACTCGCTTGTCTGcaagcgttggcggcgtctcacgGCCGACTCCCACTTTCTCCAACGCTTCCATCTCCACCACCAGAGGCCTCCCCACCTAGGCGTCTTCTCGCAACCTGGCTGGAGCATTATCTTCACACCGACGCTGGACTCACCCTGCCGCATACCTCCCAAGTGCTTCTCCCTACGGCTCAACAATTGGCTGGGCTGGGATTTGGCCGAGTGTCGCCATGGACGTGTGCTCCTCCTCAACTGGCGGAAGCATCAAGTCATGGTGTGGGACCCCATCACCAACAACTGCAGCCTTGTGGACTTTCCACCAGAGATCTACATAATCTACACCGTGGCGGCGCTGTCTGCCAACGACAAGGGTCACGTCCATGGTAGCTGTCAGTTGTGGCCTTTTAAAGTGGTCCTGCTGCGCACCTATGTCGGCGATGGCGATCAAACCGTCACGGGTGTTTACTCCTCCAACACCGGCTTATGGGGTGATCTCACCTCAACAGTTCTTCCAGATAAGTACAGGGgtatttgtcaacacccggatttttaagtccagatgcctattatgccgtacatcgcaatcccaggaataatgtttttgcgagatataatagtaagtagcatagagtcatcatttattacaacacatattgtcttacaaccatagatcacatgatccaatattacacgaatatattgttcaacatcacaaatagtagcggaagcgaagtagtagtggacgatctattccacaggcaacgcttgacgttagaagacgatcctagttatcgtagatgtcctgttgtccgtcatcctgatactggtgctctccttcatagtctggcatttgaatagccagggcaaagccatgagtacttttaaagtactcgcaaactaactctaagataaatactcattaagtgtaagggggtgctaagctctaggtttatttgcataaagccaagttttagtttcctaaatctttggtaaaagcctatatcatgtgctagactaactcaagggggaacattagtgtcattcccacaactcattatggttcaccataacgtcacctttcaatccaccattcaaTTCTAgactcaaaacattttaatgataacggagatagtatggcctttccaatcgtccgtaaccgtggacatggctattcgaataggtttaacactctgcagaggttgtactcttgtgccacaacttttgatttcatccgtcgaggataaccccgaatcatcgtaacacagtacgcggatcatcaatcgaaacctttcacttatatatgctagtatgagcacctctccccatgagcttggcctccccggtggaaaccgcagcttaacccgggaactgcatgtggcttgggccgtacattcacctcatttcaacatcaatccacacttaacggaggcagccgcagcgtaacccctatgatgtttgttcagagggaacccatactaaaatacacaagtttctagttaagccctacccataatcaggtattgtgggggtacttgtataattggaagggtatcgcattcaaactcaatcatcaattttatcaaaaatcaccatcttctcttgttcaaatccacctccactttactttctttcaaagtcatttcacttcaccatgttcccatctagagtagtcaattttaattgattagctctagcaactatatgaggggtgctatctagctttgagtgggGCTAATCTATTCCAAGTATTTTTCTACTCTTAGACCAAGTGAAATCATAAATCAAAgaggtactttgaaataaataagcaaaagtaaatgtaagtaaaaacatgggataggtaatacataaaagtaaagtgtgatggtgcctttgctcttgtagagctaagcacttgtgtttagcaagggtaagcttgccttgag
Coding sequences within it:
- the LOC139838199 gene encoding uncharacterized protein, producing the protein MTSHRCRPSSVVLSPPLEDDDLLHEILLRLPPQQSYLLRDSLVCKRWRRLTADSHFLQRFHLHHQRPPHLGVFSQPGWSIIFTPTLDSPCRIPPKCFSLRLNNWLGWDLAECRHGRVLLLNWRKHQVMVWDPITNNCSLVDFPPEIYIIYTVAALSANDKGHVHGSCQLWPFKVVLLRTYVGDGDQTVTGVYSSNTGLWGDLTSTVLPDKYRGICQHPDF